GGTGCAATGAAGCAAAAAATCTTACTTGTAGAAGATGATACAGTTATTCGTCAATTGGTGGCAAAAAATCTTCGGAATTGGAATTATGAAGTGGCTGAAAGCGAGGATTTTCAGCTGATTTTAGAGCAGGTAGAGGCATTTCAACCGCATTTGATTTTAATGGATATTGGTCTGCCTTTTTTTAACGGCTATTACTGGTGTCAAGAAATCCGGAAAATCTCACGTGTGCCGCTTCTTTTTCTGTCCTCACGCGATCAACCCATGGATATTGTAATGGCCATCAATCTAGGGGGCGATGATTATGTGACCAAGCCTTTTGATATGACGGTTCTTCTAGCGAAAATTCAAGGACTTTTACGCAGAACCTATGACTTTTTGGGTGAGCAGACGGTATTGACCTTTGAAGGCATTCGGTTGGACTTAAAAAGTATGCAGGTGAGCTATGATGGTGTGAGTGAAGATTTGACCAAAAATGAATTTCAAATCCTAAGAATTTTATTCGAGCGGCCGCAGGCCATTGTCAGTCGGGAAGAATTGATGAAAGAATTATGGAATAGCGACTTGTTTGTCGATGATAATACACTGACGGTGAATGTCGGGCGTTTGCGGCGTAAATTAGCAGATATGGGCTTGCAGGATATTATCGTGACCAAAAAAGGAATCGGATATGGATTGGTGCAGCACGATGACTAAAGGACAAGTAGGCTTTTTTGTTAAGCGCTGGCTGGCAACGCGTTTGTTGTTCCTATTGGGCATGCTCTTCTTTATTCTTCTTATCGGTGGTTTTAGTCTACTCTTTCATGTGGAGAATGCACTTGTTGGCTATGCCAGTCTGTTGCTTTTCTGCATTGTTGGAGTGGTGTTTTTCCTTGATATGGGCAAGGAGTGGCGGCAGTTTACCTTGGCAAGCAGGCGAGAGCTTGTGACGAGAGGAACAGCGACTGAAGTAGTCTTACAAGCTCGTGTGCAAGAGTTAGAAGAAGAATTACGCCAACAACTGGATCAGGAGCGCAGGCGTCAGAGTGATTTTCAAGACTACTATACCTTGTGGGCTCACCAGATGAAAATCCCCATTGCAGCCAGTCAACTGCTAGCGAGAGATTTGCCAGCTGGTCCTGAGAGGCAGGCCTTGGAGCAGGAATTGTTCAAGGTTGAGCAATATACAGGACAAGTCTTGCATTATTTGCGCTTGCAATCCTTTCATGAA
Above is a window of Streptococcus sp. zg-86 DNA encoding:
- a CDS encoding response regulator transcription factor; its protein translation is MKQKILLVEDDTVIRQLVAKNLRNWNYEVAESEDFQLILEQVEAFQPHLILMDIGLPFFNGYYWCQEIRKISRVPLLFLSSRDQPMDIVMAINLGGDDYVTKPFDMTVLLAKIQGLLRRTYDFLGEQTVLTFEGIRLDLKSMQVSYDGVSEDLTKNEFQILRILFERPQAIVSREELMKELWNSDLFVDDNTLTVNVGRLRRKLADMGLQDIIVTKKGIGYGLVQHDD
- a CDS encoding sensor histidine kinase; translated protein: MTKGQVGFFVKRWLATRLLFLLGMLFFILLIGGFSLLFHVENALVGYASLLLFCIVGVVFFLDMGKEWRQFTLASRRELVTRGTATEVVLQARVQELEEELRQQLDQERRRQSDFQDYYTLWAHQMKIPIAASQLLARDLPAGPERQALEQELFKVEQYTGQVLHYLRLQSFHEDLLVQRESLDFLVRQVIKKYSIFFIQQKTELRLDELELTLATDKKWFCLLLEQFISNAIKYTVGGQIWIYLDGADLVIQDTGIGIAKSDMERIFARGFSGYNGRISQQSSGLGLYLAQGIGEKLGLTFRLTSEIGQGTQVRICLKEEKLILD